Proteins from one Ketobacter alkanivorans genomic window:
- a CDS encoding OmpP1/FadL family transporter: MTTIRIVATALAALLATPASAVLTDSLTIGNAKAISLGHAVTADPPGIDAIHFNPAGLADLKGRQSHLKVVAGTFAIDMAFGDYDPETAATVEGYRNQAYYDEGYYFNDALNSKSTTEGASLMLPVFGMTDVPILLAPLGGASYSPAGSDITFATNVYSPMMVGFYRAEDDPGRWIGQRMSFMQITYFSPSFAYQVNDEFSFGAAMTFNYGGVGFELPFRGGNPSIFGLGELQATTLDCANTDTGNPRPTDFLCGGTFTPYEELGYLAMEVETPMAIGFNVGLLWRPTSWLSFGMSYVAPIPMTLEGEFTWTSSDSWLGFMLPLAQSSLYGSLENLVQVLGYSLPDTSTVTEGKATLDIEMPELFNLGTSIQVTPEVKLNVDYKFSGWSSWQDLPLEFSKPINFLRLAEFVGESTRNALVFPLGLEDTWNWAVGMEYQWSDQLALRVGVEDRPTSLPSGGYTPLLPMGSGKLYGAGFSLKLEGGGVMDMGVAYFKNSLDMPSGTSPLGNDTDPLNFIYNPFFGTDIKTDLSVLLLEFSISQPF, translated from the coding sequence ATGACCACAATACGGATCGTTGCCACCGCCCTCGCGGCGCTCCTGGCTACGCCTGCAAGTGCAGTTCTAACTGACAGTTTGACCATTGGTAACGCCAAGGCCATCAGTTTGGGACATGCCGTGACCGCCGATCCACCCGGCATCGATGCCATCCATTTCAACCCGGCGGGGTTGGCGGATTTAAAGGGCAGACAAAGCCACCTGAAGGTGGTGGCTGGCACGTTTGCGATTGATATGGCGTTCGGAGACTACGACCCGGAAACAGCCGCCACGGTGGAAGGCTATCGCAATCAAGCCTATTACGATGAAGGCTACTACTTTAATGACGCCCTCAACAGCAAAAGCACCACCGAAGGGGCTTCGCTTATGCTGCCTGTTTTCGGCATGACGGATGTCCCCATTCTGCTGGCCCCCCTGGGCGGCGCCTCTTACTCCCCTGCTGGCAGCGATATTACCTTCGCAACCAATGTCTACTCACCCATGATGGTCGGTTTCTACCGGGCGGAAGACGATCCGGGCCGCTGGATAGGGCAGCGCATGTCGTTCATGCAGATCACCTATTTTTCGCCCAGCTTCGCCTACCAGGTGAATGACGAGTTTTCGTTCGGTGCGGCAATGACATTCAACTACGGCGGGGTCGGGTTCGAGCTGCCGTTTCGGGGTGGTAACCCCAGCATTTTCGGGCTGGGGGAGTTGCAAGCCACCACGCTGGATTGCGCCAATACCGATACGGGCAATCCAAGGCCCACGGATTTTCTGTGCGGCGGTACATTCACGCCCTATGAGGAGCTGGGCTATCTGGCCATGGAAGTGGAGACACCCATGGCGATCGGCTTCAACGTGGGTTTGCTGTGGCGGCCAACATCCTGGCTGTCGTTCGGCATGAGTTATGTGGCACCCATCCCTATGACGCTGGAAGGCGAGTTCACCTGGACCAGTTCCGATAGCTGGCTGGGGTTTATGCTGCCGTTGGCACAAAGCTCCCTTTACGGCAGCCTGGAAAACCTGGTTCAGGTGCTGGGTTACAGCCTGCCTGACACCTCCACGGTGACCGAGGGCAAAGCCACTCTGGACATCGAAATGCCGGAGCTGTTTAATCTTGGTACCAGCATTCAAGTCACCCCCGAGGTCAAACTGAATGTCGACTACAAGTTCTCGGGTTGGTCATCATGGCAGGATTTGCCCCTGGAGTTCTCCAAACCCATTAATTTTCTGCGTTTGGCGGAGTTCGTGGGTGAATCCACCCGCAATGCGCTGGTGTTCCCACTGGGGTTGGAAGACACCTGGAACTGGGCGGTGGGCATGGAATATCAGTGGTCGGATCAGCTGGCCTTGCGAGTGGGGGTGGAGGATCGCCCCACCTCACTGCCCAGCGGTGGCTATACCCCGTTGCTGCCCATGGGATCCGGTAAGCTTTATGGTGCGGGTTTCAGTCTCAAGCTGGAAGGCGGCGGTGTGATGGATATGGGTGTCGCCTATTTTAAAAACTCACTGGATATGCCCTCGGGCACCAGCCCCCTGGGCAACGACACCGACCCTTTGAATTTTATCTACAATCCGTTTTTTGGCACCGATATCAAAACGGATTTGAGTGTACTGCTGCTGGAATTCAGCATCAGCCAGCCCTTTTAA
- the rpoH gene encoding RNA polymerase sigma factor RpoH: MSSALQPAFVTAPGVNLEAYVQSVQTVPVLSAEEEKTLAEKLFFDGDVDAARQLVLSHLRFVVHIARSYNGYGLPQADLIQEGNVGLMKAVKRFDPTVGVRLVSFAVHWIKAEIHEYVLRNWRIVKIATTKAQRKLFFNLRSQKKRLGWMNTDEINAIAADLGVNASDVREMEGRLGAYDASFDAPVDADDDSVGQAPVYFLEDSSMDPAVMLESDDWESSHNERLYQALTILDERSRDILQQRWFDDEKATLHDLAAKYEVSAERIRQLEKNAMKKLKAHMLEA; encoded by the coding sequence ATGAGTAGCGCCCTTCAACCTGCTTTTGTCACCGCACCCGGTGTCAACCTGGAAGCCTATGTGCAGTCTGTACAGACCGTACCGGTTTTGAGTGCAGAAGAAGAAAAGACCCTGGCAGAAAAATTGTTTTTTGACGGTGATGTGGATGCAGCTCGCCAGCTGGTATTGTCTCATCTGCGCTTTGTCGTGCATATCGCCCGCTCTTACAATGGCTACGGTCTGCCCCAGGCGGATCTGATTCAGGAAGGCAACGTGGGCTTGATGAAAGCCGTAAAACGCTTCGATCCCACCGTAGGTGTGCGATTGGTGTCCTTCGCTGTGCATTGGATCAAAGCCGAAATTCACGAATACGTACTGCGTAACTGGCGCATTGTGAAGATCGCCACCACCAAGGCTCAACGTAAGCTGTTCTTCAATTTGCGTAGCCAGAAAAAACGCCTCGGCTGGATGAACACCGACGAAATCAACGCCATCGCCGCTGATTTGGGAGTGAATGCTTCCGACGTGCGTGAGATGGAAGGTCGTCTGGGTGCGTACGATGCATCGTTTGATGCGCCAGTGGATGCCGATGACGACAGTGTTGGCCAAGCGCCGGTTTATTTCCTCGAAGACAGCAGCATGGATCCGGCTGTCATGCTGGAAAGTGATGATTGGGAATCTTCCCATAACGAACGCCTTTATCAGGCCCTCACCATACTGGATGAGCGCAGTCGCGACATTCTGCAGCAGCGTTGGTTTGATGATGAGAAGGCCACATTGCATGATCTTGCGGCCAAATATGAAGTATCGGCAGAGCGTATTCGCCAACTGGAAAAAAACGCCATGAAAAAGCTAAAGGCGCATATGCTGGAGGCTTAA
- a CDS encoding TetR/AcrR family transcriptional regulator, with amino-acid sequence MKRTRRTQQQRRDETSQAVLESATHLFGARGYQGASLEEIAHASGTTIRPIYHYFGNKQNLFLVVTEQMEERLFMALLEVDKAHDGTIAVVDYWNTFMAFAREPDFRQIVLVDAPTVLGRERWESSPVVARAIELLSSMLPHIQAETRLLIARMAVAALIEAAMSMAEPGNTRKEQAFDDVSAMIKTALQSITVVK; translated from the coding sequence ATGAAACGAACGCGAAGAACTCAGCAGCAGCGACGGGATGAAACCAGTCAGGCGGTACTGGAGAGCGCCACCCACCTGTTTGGTGCCCGTGGCTACCAGGGGGCATCGCTGGAAGAAATTGCCCACGCCAGCGGCACCACCATTCGGCCGATCTACCATTACTTTGGCAACAAACAAAATCTGTTTCTGGTGGTCACCGAGCAGATGGAGGAGCGGCTATTTATGGCGCTGCTTGAAGTGGATAAAGCCCATGATGGCACCATTGCCGTGGTCGATTACTGGAACACGTTCATGGCCTTTGCCCGCGAACCCGACTTTCGACAGATCGTGTTGGTGGATGCGCCCACTGTGCTCGGCCGGGAGCGGTGGGAGAGCTCGCCGGTGGTGGCGCGCGCCATTGAGCTGCTGTCCTCCATGCTGCCCCATATTCAAGCGGAAACGCGCCTGCTGATTGCGCGGATGGCGGTGGCAGCCCTCATAGAAGCCGCCATGTCGATGGCAGAGCCGGGCAATACCCGTAAAGAACAGGCGTTTGATGATGTCTCGGCCATGATCAAAACCGCACTTCAGTCCATTACTGTTGTGAAGTAG